A genomic segment from Colletotrichum higginsianum IMI 349063 chromosome 5, whole genome shotgun sequence encodes:
- a CDS encoding Major facilitator superfamily transporter has product MGSEHEYAAASPKGAAVDESLADDRNSATLEGNKKKAPWWAYIWDYEPGRSPEERKFIQKLDVFLITMLSLGYFIKNLDQTNISNAFVSGMKEDLQMNGNEINLIDTAWTVGYVVGQIPSQIVLTKVRPSIWVPSCELLWTLLTFCLAAAKTSNHVIAIRFFVGLAESIFYPAAHTILGSWYKPSELGKRACIFHASSAAASMFSGYLQAGVYVGLNGVHGLPGWKWLFIMDGVISLPICIAGFFFLPDLPENTRAFYLNEDDRKLARKRMASVGRAPRKKLGRSAFKRIFGRWHVYLLSILYIIFINIGPSSSVNPFSLWLKSKGESVQKINIIPTAASAIQLVLTVGFAILSDAIRHRASVMSMSTFLGGFAALILAIWNVPDGLKWFAFLLQRASVPYGPLSMSWTNEICGADAEERAIVIGIMNSLGYAFNAWLPILTYPQVDAPEFKKGFIFSTVAFGAQAIITASVAYLYKRDKKREGITKRDEEGVTAPVSVPKRNDPTS; this is encoded by the exons ATGGGGTCGGAGCACGAATACGCGGCCGCGTCGCCCAAGGGCGCGGCGGTGGACGAGTCCCTCGCAGACGACCGCAACTCGGCGACGCTCGAAgggaacaagaagaaggcgccgTGGTGGGCGTACATCTGGGACTACGAGCCCGGGCGGTCGCCCGAGGAGCGCAAGTTCATCCAGAAGCTcgacgtcttcctcatcacGATGCTCAGCCTGGGCTACTTCATCAAGAACCTCGACCAGACCAACATCAGCAACGCCTTCGTCAGCGGCATGAAGGAGGACCTCCAGATGAACGGCAACGAGATCAACCTCATCGACACCGCCTGGACCGTCGGCTACGTCGTCGGCCAGATCCCCTCGCAGATCGTCCTCACCAAGGTCCGCCCGTCCATCTGGGTGCCCTCGTGCGAGCTGCTCTGGACGCTCCTGACCTTCTGCCTCGCCGCGGCCAAGACGTCCAACCACGTCATCGCCATccgcttcttcgtcggcctGGCCGAGTCCATCTTCTACCCGGCCGCCCACACGATCCTCGGCTCGTGGTACAAGCCCTCCGAGCTGGGCAAGCGAGCCTGCATCTTCcacgcctcctccgccgccgccagcatgTTCAGCGGTTATCTCCAGGCCGGCGTGTATGTTGGGTTGAACGGCGTGCATGGGCTTCCGGGTTGGAAGTGGCTATTT ATTATGGACGGAGTCATCAGCCTGCCTATTTGCATtgccggcttcttcttcctgccggACCTGCCTGAGAACACGAGGGCGTTCTACCTGAATGAAGAT GACCGGAAACTGGCCCGCAAGCGTATGGCGAGTGTCGGCCGCGCTCCCCGGAAGAAGCTGGGGCGCTCTGCCTTCAAGCGCATCTTCGGCCGGTGGCACGTCTACTTGTTGAGCATTCTCtacatcatcttcatcaacATCGGCCCGTCCAGCAGTGTGAACCCCTTTTCGCTCTGGCTCAAGTCAAAGGGCGAGTCTGTGCAAAAGATT AACATCATCCCTACGGCGGCCTCCGCCATCCAGCTGGTCCTCACCGTAGGCTTCGCCATCCTTTCCGATGCGATCCGGCACCGAGCGAGCGTCATGTCCATGTCCACTTTCCTCGGTGGTTTCGCGGCCCTGATCCTCGCCATCTGGAACGTTCCCGACGGTCTGAAGTGGTTCGCGTTCCTGCTGCAGCGCGCCTCCGTGCCTTACGGACCGCTCAGCATGAGCTGGACAAACGAAATctgcggcgccgacgccgaagagCGCGCGATCGTCATTGGCATCATGAACTCGCTGGGGTACGCCTTCAACGCCTGGTTACCGATCCTGACATACCCGCAAGTCGACGCTCCCGAGTTCAAGAAGGGCTTCATATTCTCCACCGTCGCGTTCGGTGCGCAGGCGATCATCACGGCGTCGGTTGCTTACCTCTACAAGCGCGacaagaagagggagggtATCACCAAGAGGGATGAAGAAGGGGTTACGGCGCCGGTGTCAGTTCCTAAGCGGAATGATCCAACCAGCTGA
- a CDS encoding Protein kinase yields the protein MSVRLAAEFAGSPRLRMHVDCNHDESVLVYPYYKCTLLSLIQNDPEFPTLERKKILRHTGEAIQELHSKGCIHIDVKPDNILVNWTSDSNGNKTVADVALGDFDIAYKLEDGLSRQTPYAIGNAMWRSPEGHTRTGVTKASDIFSYGLVCIYALGGGDFLLVNDYQELVQSGVTPEQEILTRHFSYFGPVPEGLLKQIDNENWRSALKSAGAVAEEAVKEEPMLRFTQWGAELGPEAQNMISGMTNPDPTARTTISQVLAHRWWQDNTI from the exons ATGTCTGTACGCCTCGCGGCCGAGTTTGCAGGTTCCCCTCGTCTTCGAATGCACGTCGACTGCAATCACGATGAAAGCGTTCTCGTCTACCCCTATTACAAATGCACCCTTCTTTCCTTGATTCAGAATGATCCGGAATTTCCTACGCTGGAGCGCAAGAAGATTCTACGACACACAGGAGAAGCAATACAAGAGCTTCACAGCAAAGGCTGTATTCATATTG ATGTAAAGCCTGACAACATATTGGTCAACTGGACTAGCGATAGCAATGGCAACAAAACAGTTGCCGACGTGGCCTTGGGCGATTTTGACATCGCCTACAAATTGGAAGATGGACTGTCGCGTCAAACACCTTACGCAATAGGCAATGCGATGTGGCGAAGCCCAGAGGGACACACTAGAACTGGCGTGACCAAGGCGTCGGACATATTCTCCTATGGACTGGTT TGTATCTACGCCCTTGGAGGTGGTGACTTCCTTCTTGTGAATGATTACCAGGAACTTGTGCAGAGTGGTGTAACACCGGAACAAGAGATTCTCACTCGACATTTTTCTTACTTTGGGCCAGTTCCCGAAGGACTTCTCAAACAGATCGATAATGAGAATTGGCGGAGCGCTCTGAAATCTGCGGGGGCagtggcggaggaggcggtgaAGGAAGAGCCCATGCTGAGATTCACACAATGGGGAGCAGAGCTGGGCCCCGAAGCACAGAACATGATATCTGGAATGACAAACCCGGACCCAACAGCCAGAACAACAATAAGCCAGGTTCTGGCTCATAGATGGTGGCAAGATAACACTATCTAG
- a CDS encoding Fungal specific transcription factor, protein MMWTIATEPRAQEIYDPCRAGSEKDLVARLNRIEQALKAAQRSQETGETRDASMSPASSSAPLPAGPDPPGATTNGTREKAQGRAYDSTIRASGATVGKIHFAGYYLGDISSYNGIPFFSPDGQDWIRSRAGEDASFHTLFGMGPLWQAQHPVPVFLDAPRPSSAGELPDRAVVEEYLALFRASRFGLSFPVIDYVLFLETIDLAYQTPQTALTLEVVTAKSCVLAFFAIVSLFQTDWKSSPEIDGEACARAAQNLMPTILQGTNITAVETVFMLSLFHLFTGHLQQGAMFQAATCRILFMLGAHLESGTSLSPCQTPSAEDDDHAWRVRNQLRRLFWLSFKLDKDISLRTGQPPTINDEHCDLTLPRMDWWARSSDDEASASPSFLDEATVTSAIQPDSLQLTIIKSKISRKLYSISALKKGDAELLRDIRELDDELERWRASVPPSYRPTLTFPRGTAVVRKGRLGMEEIILHFEYHYLMAMIHRASGRCRCWASGESSGLEGVSSSQALSVQASRSTLHFLKAAIHGVEHVAFWLVVFYPMSAILEIFCNLLLQPLHPQAEEDIELLESVPHLIEGMRNRQLTPHEVAHVKIVDAFVAELTRLGTCAIAKARREQQVS, encoded by the exons ATGATGTGGACGATCGCGACGGAACCGAGAGCACAAGAGATTTACGACCCGTGCAGGGCAGGATCGGAAAAAGACCTGGTCGCCCGCCTCAACCGCATCGAGCAGGCTCTGAAGGCGGCTCAACGCAGCCAGGAGACAGGGGAGACGCGGGATGCATCCATGTCTCCAGCgtcatcctcggcgcccttgccCGCCGGGCCAGACCCACCCGGTGCCACCACCAACGGCACACGGGAAAAAGCCCAAGGCCGAGCCTATGACTCAACAATTCGCGCTTCCGGCGCAACCGTGGGCAAGATTCACTTCGCCGGTTACTATCTGGGAGACATCAGCTCCTACAACGGcatccccttcttctcgcccgaTGGCCAGGACTGGATCCGATCCAGGGCTGGAGAGGACGCCTCGTTCCACACCCTATTTGGCATGGGTCCGCTCTGGCAGGCACAGCACCCTGTCCCCGTTTTTCTGGATGCCCCCCGGCCAAGCTCTGCAGGAGAGTTGCCCGATagggccgtcgtcgaggagtaTCTGGCCCTCTTCCGAGCGTCCCGCTTCGGCCTGTCGTTCCCAGTCATCGACTACGTCCTGTTCCTGGAGACCATCGACTTGGCGTATCAGACGCCTCAGACGGCGTTGacgctcgaggtcgtcacgGCCAAATCTTGcgtcctcgccttcttcgccattGTCTCGCTCTTTCAGACGGATTGGAAGTCGTCGCCCGAGATAGATGGGGAGGCGTGCGCCCGTGCGGCGCAGAACCTAATGCCGACCATTTTGCAAGGCACTAACATCACTGCTGTTGAGACTGTCTTCATGTTG AGTCTGTTCCACCTCTTCACTGGCCACCTCCAGCAAGGGGCCATGTTCCAAGCTGCCACATGTCGCATCTTGTTCATGCTAGGCGCGCACCTCGAGTCTGGCACGAGCCTCAGCCCGTGCCAGACCCCCTcggccgaggatgacgacCATGCTTGGCGCGTGAGGAACCAGCTGCGGAGGCTCTTCTGGCTCTCGTTCAAGCTCGACAAGGACATCTCTCTCCGCACGGGCCAGCCACCTACCATCAACGACGAGCACTGCGACCTGACGCTGCCACGGATGGACTGGTGGGCACgcagcagcgacgacgaagccagcgcctcgccgtccttcctcgacgaggccaccGTCACCTCGGCCATCCAGCCGGACTCGCTGCAGCTGACCATCATCAAGTCCAAGATTTCCAGGAAGCTGTACTCGATCTCGGCACTGAAGAAGGGagacgccgagctcctcaGGGACATCCgcgagctggacgacgagctcgagagATGGCGGGCGTCCGTGCCGCCGTCGTATCGGCCGACCTTGACTTTCCCCCGGGGGACAGCCGTCGTCCGAAAGGGCCGGCTCGGCATGGAGGAGATTATCCTCCACTTCGAGTACCACTACCTGATGGCCATGATCCACCGAGCGAGTGGCAGGTGTCGCTGTTGGGCCAGCGGCGAGAGCAGCGGCTTGGAGGGGGTGAGCTCGAGCCAGGCCCTGTCGGTGCAGGCGAGCCGATCGACGCTACACTTTCTCAAGGCCGCGATCCACGGCGTGGAGCATGTGGCCTTTTG GCTGGTGGTGTTTTATCCAATGTCGGCGATATTGGAAATCTTCTGCAACTTGCTACTGCAGCCTCTGCATCCGCAGGCGGAGGAAGACATCGAGCTCCTGGAGTCCGTCCCGCATCTCATAGAAGGGATGCGGAATCGCCAGCTGACGCCACATGAGGTTGCGCATGTGAAGATCGTCGATGCCTTCGTGGCGGAGCTGACGAGGCTGGGAACAtgcgccatcgccaaggcgCGGCGGGAGCAGCAGGTTTCGTGA
- a CDS encoding Fungal zn binuclear cluster domain containing protein produces the protein MLVNQPIRPRPIKTRSRAGCKYCRDKRKKCSEEHPQCLRCVQAGVNCVYEPIKKRKRRTSTRTIEIQDAAASDDSDSQTGNTDLQTSPDTAILTPPDGLRADAENSLSPSTSVDNCLSASIDSVFPLCDDVDDSYAFELGYGSSDMYENEYTTVTDMGSRQKQAEVHLPLSLTTTNDGLQAPDDSYFSASLEMSWSEPAWSTVSPPLNSLLPPAYHGVSECPEDTGLLDHYSKVMLPTMGFKEDVSNPYEQHILPLSHRSSAVRSAIYALASAHREYLGLENTEGSACFHERAVAGLSAIIEDGDGFEEALATIVLLLQYDLLMQRSLPNVIHNHLQGAWHIISAMASPKPASVEFFEQVFRYFDVLNALTNGSSPVFAAPSSNRAYSPGSSPPPIVFSGIDPVFGMADDLWPTLHRLGELITMKCELQAAMATGQASKFAVLRTEYQTTFKAIERALESWGPILPPGFSLVNRIVDGPEDASEAELANIRWITSTALAYRQSALVYLYSTISEYPSSHSLVQKHAQAALWHCAAAVSHGGTGQSMLWPLFFSACHAICSRDRGLVRQAFTSLGGKKGAVDTEKPWAVVMDVWRRMDMRAYGKEQVGAEACPDLWKQVAASMKFGLVFG, from the exons ATGCTCGTCAACCAGCCCATTCGTCCACGGCCCATTAAGACTCGGTCAAGAGCAG GTTGCAAGTATTG TCGAGACAAG AGGAAGAAGTGCTCCGAAGAGCATCCGCAATGCCTCCGCTGCGTGCAAGCCGGTGTCAACTGCGTATACGAACCGATCAAGAAGAGAAAGCGAAGAACATCAACTAGGACAATCGAAATCCAAGATGCCGCGGCATCCGACGATTCCGATAGTCAGACAGGCAACACCGACCTGCAGACGAGCCCGGACACGGCCATCCTTACTCCGCCTGATGGACTGCGGGCTGACGCCGAGAACTCGCTttcgccgtcgacatccGTGGACAACTGTCTTTCGGCCTCGATAGACTCGGTTTTCCCTCTCTGTGATGATGTCGATGACTCTTACGCCTTCGAGCTTGGATACGGAAGTTCAGACATGTACGAGAACGAATACACAACAGTCACGGATATGGGCTCCCGCcagaagcaggccgaggtTCACCTACCACTCTCTCTTACGACCACGAACGATGGACTGCAAGCGCCAGATGACTCTTACTTTTCGGCCAGCCTCGAAATGTCTTGGAGCGAACCAGCTTGGTCGACCGTTTCTCCGCCGTTGAACAGCCTGCTGCCGCCAGCGTATCACGGCGTCTCTGAATGCCCGGAGGACACCGGTTTGCTGGACCACTACTCGAAAGTGATGCTGCCTACGATGGGTTTCAAAGAGGACGTCAGCAACCCCTACGAACAGCACATACTCCCTCTATCGCACAGGAGCTCTGCCGTCCGAAGCGCCATCTACGCCCTGGCCAGTGCGCATCGGGAATACCTTGGTCTCGAGAACACGGAGGGTTCCGCTTGTTTCCACGAAAGAGCCGTGGCTGGGCTGTCAGCAATTATCGAGGACGGGGATGGGTTTGAAGAAGCGTTGGCTACCATAGTGCTTCTTCTACAGTATGACTTG CTGATGCAACGAAGCCTGCCCAACGTTATACACAACCATCTCCAAGGAGCATGGCACATTATCAGCGCTATGGCTTCTCCAAAGCCGGCCAGCGTTGAGTTTTTCGAGCAG GTGTTCCGCTACTTTGACGTCCTCAATGCCTTGACGAACGGCTCGTCGCCCGTCTTTGCGGCCCCTTCATCCAATCGAGCCTACTCCCCCGGCAGCTCGCCACCCCCTATTGTGTTCAGCGGCATCGACCCCGTGTTCGGCATGGCCGACGACCTTTGGCCCACCCTGCATCGTCTCGGGGAACTCATCACGATGAAGTGCGAACTCCAAGCCGCCATGGCAACGGGCCAGGCATCCAAGTTCGCAGTCCTCCGCACCGAGTACCAGACAACCttcaaggccatcgagaGGGCCTTGGAATCGTGGGGCCCGATCTTGCCACCGGGCTTCTCCTTGGTCaaccgcatcgtcgacgggcCCGAGGACGCATCtgaggccgagctcgccaaCATCAGGTGGATCACGAGCACGGCGCTTGCCTACAGACAGAGTGCGCTGGTCTACCTATACAGCACCATCTCCGAGTACCCTTCCTCGCACAGCCTGGTGCAGAAGCACGCGCAGGCCGCGCTGTGGCActgcgcggcggccgtctcgcACGGCGGGACGGGTCAGTCGATGCTGTGGCCGCTAttcttctcggcctgccACGCCATCTGCAGCCGGGATCGGGGCCTCGTGCGGCAGGCCTTCACTtcgctcggcggcaagaagGGGGCAGTCGATACGGAGAAGCCTTGGGCCGTGGTCATGGATGTGTGGAGACGGATGGACATGCGAGCCTATGGCAAGGAACAGGTGGGCGCAGAGGCCTGTCCGGACCTGTGGAAGCAGGTGGCGGCGAGCATGAAGTTCGGCCTCGTGTTTGGCTGA
- a CDS encoding Kinesin light chain, with protein sequence MDRQTHFGSTTGHVAFPGAHVETGGTLNVTVSDTRPTPTTARPNFVFPFEQNKDFIDRPDVVARLDALLPPVAEYQSAALWGLGGSGKTQIALEFAYSRFHQTNCAVYWVHADNEATFTQDYEALARKAGLDKKGKELLHAVRGWIEAQPRWLLVVDNADDISIFGVGSDTASASDNRTSTQETCLYDFIPRGPVGTVLWTTRDERLVGSLVGVRQGLQVGRMTAGEATVLFESTRGNDILDDEKDSVSELLTKLDYLPLAVSQAAAYIRRLSVPVAQYLSRLEEVKKRWKILQKSEHDRHRRPAVPNSILQTWSISMEHLKKKDHTAYNLLLTLAYIHNQNIPESFIHAAARSCRAHIGQNTRTSSSSTESDDESDDEDDAVATAVARLREFSFLSARKPQEVGQTYEMHGLVQDAARYTLSQKARREEAAWFSKTALLLVSDLFPSNPKETWEATELWLPHALLSSEWAEVCKANAHKEIAYLLTSVSGYLSIRGRHSELQPIFRKVYLLLRTRVGVTDKTTLQFMHALAVVYSTQQRYDDAERIAFEAVELYQQAFGKRHHETLTAMTRLAEMLRLHNKSNDAEKILMEVLKPKTPLQSLGEINLDKIQVQALNELAAIYHEQGKYNVAEQIQIKLLKFQEDSLGKKDLETMDTMARLAKTYSAQGRYPEAEKIMAEVLELEIEVNGKRRLRTTFAMAHLAETYNVQGKHQDAEHLLVEALRLQEYVVGKKNDSNIWLRRELAEAYTAQGKHSDAEHHLVEALKLRENAPGKEDPDNILLRWELAKAYTAQGKHSDAEHHMVEALKLDEDLFGKAQTIVDLARAHLAQETVDGGGENRQR encoded by the exons ATGGATCGGCAGACCCATTTTGGATCGACGACCGGGCATGTCGCATTCCCCGGCGCCCATGTTGAAACCGGAGGAACGCTCAACGTAACTGTTTCGGACACCC GCCCAACACCGACCACAGCACGACCGAATTTCGTCTTCCCTTTCGAACAAAACAAGGACTTCATCGACCGGCCCGATGTCGTCGCCAGGCTTGACGCTCTGCTCCCTCCCGTTGCTGAATACCAGAGCGCTGCTCTTTGGGGTCTGGGAGGATCCGG GAAAACGCAGATAGCACTCGAGTTTGCGTACAGCCGTTTCCACCAGACGAACTGCGCCGTCTATTGGGTCCACGCAGACAACGAGGCGACGTTCACGCAAGACTACGAAGCCCTTGCGAGAAAAGCCGGTCTTGATAAGAAGGGCAAGGAATTGCTCCATGCCGTGCGCGGCTGGATAGAGGCGCAGCCTCGCTGGCTTCTCGTTGTCGACAATGCAGACGACATCAGCATCTTTGGCGTTGGCTCAGACACGGCATCAGCAAGTGATAACCGAACATCAACCCAGGAGACTTGCCTCTATGATTTCATACCCCGGGGCCCCGTTGGCACGGTGCTCTGGACCACTCGCGACGAAAGACTCGTGGGCAGTCTTGTGGGCGTTCGACAGGGACTGCAAGTCGGCCGGATGACGGCTGGCGAGGCCACGGTACTCTTTGAGAGCACGAGGGGAAAtgacatcctcgacgacgaaaaGGATTCCGTCTCCGAGTTGCTGACAAAGCTGGACTATCTTCCTCTGGCTGTGTCCCAGGCCGCGGCGTATATCCGCCGGTTATCCGTACCGGTAGCGCAGTACCTATCGAGGCTGGAGGAAGTGAAAAAAAGGTGGAAGATCTTGCAGAAGTCAGAACACGACCGACATCGCAGACCTGCGGTCCCGAACAGCATTCTTCAGACATGGAGCATTTCGATGGAGCACCTTAAAAAGAAGGACCACACGGCATACAACCTCCTTCTCACCCTCGCTTACATCCACAATCAGAACATTCCCGAAAGTTTCATCCACGCAGCGGCAAGATCATGCCGCGCTCACATCGGACAAAATACAAGAACTTCGAGCTCGTCCACGGAGAGTGACGATGAAtcggatgacgaggacgatgccgtcgcTACTGCCGTGGCTCGGCTGAGAGAGTTCTCGTTCCTATCCGCACGGAAGCCCCAAGAAGTCGGGCAGACCTACGAGATGCACGGGCTCGTCCAAGACGCCGCTCGATATACTCTGAGTCAGAAAgcacgacgagaagaagcggcGTGGTTTTCGAAGACGGCACTGCTTCTCGTATCGGACCTCTTTCCCTCAAATCCGAAGGAGACCTGGGAAGCAACCGAGTTGTGGCTTCCTCATGCGCTACTGAGCAGTGAATGGGCCGAAGTTTGCAAAGCGAATGCGCATAAAGAAATCGCGTATCTTCTGACGAGTGTCTCGGGCTACCTTTCGATACGTGGCAGACACAGCGAATTGCAACCTATATTTCGAAAAGTTTACCTTCTGCTGCGCACTAGGGTTGGGGTGACGGACAAAACCACTCTGCAATTCATGCATGCTCTTGCAGTGGTTTATAGCACCCAACAACGATACGACGATGCAGAGAGGATTGCATTCGAAGCCGTCGAGCTTTACCAGCAAGCTTTTGGCAAGAGGCATCACGAAACACTCACGGCGATGACAAGACTGGCAGAAATGCTCAGACTTCACAACAAGTCCAACGATGCAGAGAAGATCTTGATGGAGGTTTTAAAGCCAAAAACTCCACTTCAGTCTCTTGGAGAAATCAACTTGGACAAAATCCAGGTCCAGGCCTTGAATGAACTTGCGGCCATATATCACGAGCAAGGGAAATACAACGTCGCAGAGCAAATCCAGATCAAGTTGCTCAAATTCCAAGAGGACTCCCTTGGCAAGAAGGATCTAGAGACAATGGATACTATGGCTCGACTTGCAAAAACATACAGCGCTCAAGGGAGGTACCCGGAGGCAGAAAAGATAATGGCAGAGGTCTTAGAGCTAGAGATTGAGGTTAACGGCAAGAGGAGACTCAGGACAACCTTTGCCATGGCACACCTTGCGGAAACATACAACGTCCAAGGGAAACATCAAGATGCGGAGCATCTTCTGGTTGAAGCGTTGAGGCTACAAGAGTATGTCGTTGGCAAGAAGAATGATAGCAACATCTGGCTTAGGCGGGAACTTGCAGAGGCGTACACCGCTCAGGGAAAGCATAGTGATGCAGAGCATCATCTGGTGGAAGCACTGAAGCTACGTGAAAATGCTCCTGGTAAGGAGGACCCAGACAATATCCTGCTTAGGTGGGAACTTGCAAAGGCGTACACCGCTCAGGGAAAACATAGTGACGCAGAGCATCACATGGTGGAAGCGCTGAAGCTAGATGAGGATCTTTTTGGCAAAGCTCAGACGATAGTCGACCTCGCGAGAGCACACCTAGCCCAGGAAACTgtcgacggaggcggcgagaaTAGGCAAAGGTAA